A portion of the Gigantopelta aegis isolate Gae_Host chromosome 10, Gae_host_genome, whole genome shotgun sequence genome contains these proteins:
- the LOC121384349 gene encoding uncharacterized protein LOC121384349: MTDDQSVLLVNSPICRICQKVYQNPKILSCLHSFCCGCLDKLQSIQIAQNQLTCPVCDVDTAIPGGGVASLTNNAFLNRISQDYIEAIKSTISKKSLANATSESKWTSPVTARETQYGTGHRDVHKSLDINKETIKLSDDLKKDVSHISEKLQQELMHLQEEALRTTYSIEMVTDTATNWMQRNSEIKTKIHQRSSELQHAIRRHETQMIAQLTNQQYTDKFIHDIETAKCGLRQNLKNIIQAIEFIKQVQEFATEDDVLDMREFLLGNLAILNNVSISYKQYSVDFKNLAETIANDFGQLTLLLSEEVVFDPKQFGEVNNQLEHQDKDDEKNIPKRLKFRRKLNKERRLTSVVDKNWRADEPKQSTEDPLSNLKENLIQRRRNLLQGYGSFEQPDLGTFYGYQNLPKRQMKKQKRKYHSFGGKSALSAAPPDAATLKQINENIQITSKQTSNNVASNEHSLDKQHSFSIETPPDTYSDVKCTAGSESLTSATEEEEWTVITEEVVVQQPPLQGQIDDSTSWQSTPRSDYVTQMSEWTTSNDEDDTISENQLSSERNQNIHPSDAPGSEWIVTVEEVSIPQPINPSPSHKTNSSNFSTDKSDKAQPQDVNEEKNSVPLVTENASKSMTDEQKKLPWHSRYNKIAETATRAVQEERPIHNIGDREHPSPKLETTPNKPSQYISAMDEQLSSDTAEWKVTTEEISIPCDTFTRSSMTQEGRDKRLKFLQNNWRKRKEVLRQTEGFASPTVKEEQISSPIVSGACRDPQTTEKSVHFESNLGLNIRSLLNEEKDKTESKDMVENASRPRLYSETDIEKEVFVDINPSASRLTKYRLNEYRQNMRQKTERWRVSSN, encoded by the coding sequence ATGACTGATGACCAGTCTGTGTTATTGGTGAATTCTCCCATTTGCAGAATATGTCAGAAGGTATACCAAAACCCAAAGATTCTTTCATGCCTTCATAGTTTCTGCTGTGGATGTCTGGACAAACTACAGTCCATTCAGATTGCTCAGAATCAACTCACGTGTCCTGTGTGTGACGTCGACACAGCTATTCCTGGCGGAGGGGTAGCTAGTCTAACCAACAATGCATTTCTCAACAGAATAAGTCAAGACTACATTGAGGCCATAAAAAGCACAATAAGCAAGAAATCGTTGGCAAATGCAACTTCTGAAAGCAAGTGGACTTCTCCAGTAACAGCAAGGGAAACCCAGTATGGAACAGGACATCGGGATGTACACAAATCACTTgatataaataaagaaacaatcaAATTATCTGATGATTTGAAAAAAGATGTATCACATATATCGGAAAAGCTCCAACAGGAattaatgcacctacaagaggAAGCTTTAAGAACAACGTATTCCATAGAAATGGTCACAGACACTGCCACCAATTGGATGCAACGGAACTCTGAAATCAAAACTAAAATCCATCAACGGTCATCCGAGTTACAACACGCCATTCGTCGTCACGAAACACAGATGATTGCACAACTTACAAACCAACAATACACTGACAAATTTATACACGATATTGAAACAGCCAAATGTGGATTGAGACAAAATTTGAAGAACATCATACAGGCCATCGAGTTTATTAAACAAGTTCAAGAGTTTGCTACAGAGGATGATGTTCTAGACATGCGAGAATTCTTGCTTGGGAATCTGGCAATTCTGAACAATGTATCAATCAGCTACAAACAGTACtcagtggattttaaaaatttggcaGAAACCATTGCTAACGACTTTGGACAGTTAACGTTATTACTGTCAGAGGAAGTAGTGTTTGATCCAAAACAGTTTGGTGAAGTGAATAATCAACTGGAGCATCAAGACAAAGATgatgaaaaaaatattccaaaacGACTTAAGTTCAGAAGAAAGTTGAATAAAGAACGCCGTTTGACATCTGTGGTTGACAAAAATTGGAGAGCAGACGAACCAAAGCAGTCAACAGAGGATCCCTTAAGTAACTTGAAGGAAAATCTGatacaaagaagaagaaacttGTTGCAAGGATATGGCAGTTTTGAACAGCCTGATTTAGGTACATTCTATGGATATCAAAACTTACCAAAAAGACAAATGAAAAAACAGAAACGCAAATATCATTCTTTTGGAGGAAAGTCAGCTCTGTCAGCTGCCCCGCCAGATGCTGccacactaaaacaaataaatgaaaacatccaAATCActtcaaaacaaacatcaaataATGTGGCATCAAATGAACATTCACTTGATAAACAACATTCATTTTCAATAGAAACCCCGCCTGATACATACAGTGACGTAAAATGTACAGCAGGTAGTGAAAGTCTGACCTCTGCAACAGAAGAGGAGGAATGGACAGTTATAACAGAAGAGGTCGTTGTGCAGCAACCACCCTTACAAGGTCAAATTGATGACTCAACATCGTGGCAGAGTACCCCAAGATCAGATTACGTTACTCAAATGTCAGAATGGACTACATCTAACGATGAAGACGACACAATAAGCGAAAATCAATTGTCCAGTGAGAGAAATCAAAATATACATCCTTCTGATGCTCCTGGTTCAGAATGGATAGTTACTGTAGAGGAGGTTTCAATTCCACAACCGATCAACCCAAGTCCTAGTCACAAAACAAATTCTTCAAATTTTTCAACAGATAAATCTGACAAAGCACAACCACAAGATgttaatgaagaaaaaaattctGTTCCACTAGTTACAGAGAACGCTTCGAAATCTATGACAGATGAACAAAAAAAGCTTCCCTGGCATTCACGATATAATAAAATAGCAGAAACAGCTACAAGAGCTGTCCAAGAAGAAAGACCAATTCACAATATTGGAGATCGTGAACATCCTTCACCAAAGCTTGAAACAACACCTAACAAACCAAGTCAGTACATTAGTGCCATGGATGAACAACTGTCTTCAGACACAGCTGAATGGAAAGTTACTACAGAAGAGATTTCAATTCCATGTGATACTTTTACTAGATCTAGTATGACACAAGAAGGTCGTGACAAAAGACTGAAGTTTTTACAAAACAACTGGAGAAAGCGAAAAGAAGTCCTGAGACAAACAGAGGGATTTGCTTCTCCCACAGTAAAAGAAGAACAAATCTCAAGTCCTATTGTTTCTGGTGCATGTAGAGATCCTCAAACAACTGAGAAGTCTGTGCATTTTGAAAGTAATTTAGGCTTGAACATTCGTTCACTGTTAAATGAAGAAAAGGACAAAACAGAAAGTAAAGACATGGTGGAGAATGCTTCAAGGCCGCGTCTATATTCAGAAACAGACATAGAGAAAGAAGTATTTGTCGATATAAATCCCAGTGCTTCAAGATTAACCAAATATAGGTTGAATGAATACAGGCAAAATATGAGACAAAAGACAGAAAGATGGCGAGTAAGTTCAAACTGA